The following nucleotide sequence is from Dromaius novaehollandiae isolate bDroNov1 chromosome Z, bDroNov1.hap1, whole genome shotgun sequence.
CAGATGCACCCAAACAGCCCCTAGAGACTGGGAGATAGCATGGGTCGGGGACCGTTCCTGGTATGCCGTCTGCATGCAACTGTCCTGTTTCGGAGGGCAGGAGAGTGAGACAGTCTAATACTGTGGAAGCAGGTCAACCTGCGCCTGCTGTCATCAGCATCAGATCACGGTCCTGGGTACATCACTAGCGTGAGCATACCTCAAGCAGATGCTCCTGGGACTCTGCTGCAAATAAAGTCCTACCTGTGACAAAATGGTTGGAATTGTGGTCAATGGAATAGCATTGGATGGATGTCATTTACTTCGAATTTAACAAgactttcgacactgtctcccacagtTTTCTGGTGCCCAGGTTACAACACTACAGTCTGGATGGGTGGACAACTAGATGGGCAAAGAAACCGACTGGGTGGTCAGGCTCAGGGGATCATGGTTAATGAGTCCACCTGGACTACCCAGAAGCCTGCGACAAGCAGAGCATTGCAGGGGTCTCTCCTCGACCTGTCCTGTTCAGCATCCTTATCAATTACCAGGTGGAGGTGACAGAGCATGCCAGGTTTGCGGATGACACCAAGCTGGGGGGACCAGTCGATGCAAGCGAGGGCAGGGCTGACGTCCAGAGGGACTGGACAAGTGGGAGGAAGGGGCCAACAGGGACCCCACGGCAAGCCCTGGGATGGCAGAGCCCTAGTAGTGACACTGGccggggctgggagcagctctgcggagaagccCCGgtggcagcgagcagagcaggggcagcgtgcacggggcagcccccagggcagcAGCCTCCTGGGTGGTGCGAGCAGCGGCAGAGCCCAGGGCGAGGGCAGGACAGGGGGGGTCCCTCTGCTCGGCCTCATCACACCCTGGCTGGACACAGCCTCCAGTGTGGGACCCAGTGCAGGAGAGACAGCCACAAACTGGAGCGGGTTGGAGGAGGCCCCCGAGGCTTCAGGACTGCAGCTCTTGCCCTGTgaggaggggctgcagggcaaggTGGTCACCTGGAGCAGGGACGGCTTCGGGGCACCTCACAGCAGCCCCGACACCGACCTTGTTGTGTCAACACGCCTGCATTACAGCCCTATTGACCTTTTGGTGTCTACCTTTACCCAATAAGCTTTAGCGACCTCCTCGAGTCCTTCTTAAACCGTTCTTCTCAATAGCCTTAATGCAGCACTCCCAGATGCTAAAACAACCACACACTTCCAGCTTCAAACATAggctttgctttctctcccttAACTCCTTTGCTTGCTCTGAACTTTTTCTTCCCAAGCTCCATGCTCCCCGTTCTAAGTGTCAGCCATCAAAGCAGCATCTCTAGGACCCTGGGTCTTCATCAGCATCATCAGCATCCAGCCTAGCAGTTACCTACAAGCCTGTTGCCTGCTTTAGGGTCTTTCCCGAAGTTTTTTCCATAAATTCCCTTCACAGATTATTATTCTGTGGAAAAGCACTGTGAAAGCAGGAGAATTCCAGGCCCCAAGCACACAGAAATATGCTGGTGGGTCTTGCAGATGGAAGGGAAGAAGGATGTAATGGGACATAATTTCTTGTAGAAAGATTTTGGGATGTAAGAAGATATAATTTCTTGTAAAAAGATTTTGCAGTCAGCAATGTCCCCTatagaactgggaaaaaaatgaagaagcaggCAATAGGATAAGTTATGGGAGGTTACGCGGCCACCGTGACTGAATAGTCAAAGCTATGACACCCATTTATCAAAACTGGCTTTGAAATAACTACACATACATCTTATCATAAATGCAGTGTGGGAGGAGAGGCAAACAATGAAATAACATAATGCTTTGCACTTTAGTGGCAGAAGCGGAAGGTCTCCATCTATTTTACAAACACACGGGTTAGCTTCCCAGCCAGGAGAGGAGGTAAGTAATAGCTCCGTCTTCCTCTGTGCCACCGAGTCACAGCGAGAGGGGAGGAGGGTGACCCTGAGCTCAGCACAGGCGCCCAGCGCTAGGCAAAGCAAGCCTCCttcgccggcggcggcagcgcccgctcCCAGCGCGTGCCCGGCACTGCCCCTCGGCTCTCCCGGGAGCTACGCAGAGCCTCGTCCGAAGCCTCCACgccccagggctgtgggacggGATCCGGCAGCAAGTGACTTCCCCTGCAGGACCCAGAGGTCTCACTCGCTGGGTGCGAAGAGTCCTGGGGACACGAGTGCCGGGCCAGCGTAGTACCTCGAAACCCTACGCACCGCTTCTCGAGCCTACTAAAATAACTCTTCAAAGCAACTGTGATAAATTCTGATTTATGTCTATTATTATTAATGTAATAACATTATTACTGTGTTTCCAGACATTCTGTCCAGAGAGTTGAATTCGAACGTGCGATAAATACTAATGACCCTGCTTTGTATGTGCGCGTGTGTATGCGCGTGTGTGTAATAACGTATCCTCTTACCGAATATGTGCTACATTGCAGCGTGCTAAATAACTATAAGAAAAATTCTGCTAACTCAGAGTGACACCGAAACCCAGGAGATTTATGAATAATAAATTACACGTGGGGGAGGGTGTTGGTAGTGGAACTCCTAGCCTTGCATATTGAACACGATGCTTGGAAGGCAGAGAGACGTTTTGGAGAGGACAAGGCAAGCAAAGCATCGGAGAAGGTCAGCAGCAGCAAGTTGCCCCACAGGAGGAATAAAAAGGTGTAGCAGAATTATTAATTCTCGTCTTAAACTTGTGCGTCAGCCTGGCCTCTCAAAACGCGTGGCTTTGAAGGGAGCTAACTAAGACGGGTCTCCTTACCAACAGAGGGCAAGGGACAGTCCTCCCCTTGGAAGACTGTGTTCTAGACAATGAAGACGGAAGAGCAGCGACGGCCACAGGAACAGGAGAACGACCGTGCTGGAGAAGCCTAGCTGCCCACTTCTGGCAGCTGCCGGAGCAGGAAGCCGGAGAGAGACCTCGAGGAACCCTGTGCTCGATACGGGAGCGACCTGACCCCAGGGgaagttttgcttttccttccctaaCCCTTGCCGTTTAAAGGCTAACTAATAACTTCATGCGTTAGACACATCCCTTCTTAATTTTTGGCCTACCCGGTGTTAAGCAAACGTTCTCACCATTCATAATAAGTATCTAACCCTTTTTTGAACCCCATTAAGCTCTTGGCAGCAATGATGAAGCGACACAAATCACATATTTCTTTCACATGTAAATAAGAATATTTGTGTCGTGTGTCAGGGAATAAGGCACTTTGCCCATTCTACACGTTATTAGTTCATTAAGCGTTTACTTCTCACCGGCTACAGTTCCTCTCCTCGCATCCACACTCACGGCGCGTCTCCCAAGGCCTCTGGATTAGCAGCTGGATGGAGAGTTTACACGCGCTTTTCAAGCAAGGTTCAGAGCTCGGCGGAGACCTCAGCAGAGGGGTGCTGTACTTTGTACAACGCTGTGCGCCCGGTATACATTTACTTCTTGGGGGACATAGGGACACAGGGCAAGTTCTTTAAAGACATCTAAAGGCCAGATTTTCcccagcagtcccagtgcctgacaCAAGCCAAGCTACCAGATCCTACAGCAAAGGCTTCACGTGGCCACGAACGGTCAGACCCACGGACCTCGCTCCTCGAGGAGCCAAGGACCATCCGGGAATGGGAAGAAATGGCAACAACCGTGGGGCTGGCTGGGCGCAGCACCCCATCCGGGGGGGCACAACGGCATCAGCCCCactcccctgctggctccctTCCCCCAAGGGCAGGGAGGGGACCAGGCTGGGGGACATCTGGGGACCTGGAAGTCCCTGGCTGGCCAGCACCAGACTAGCGGGACTGCTGTTTTTCCTTGGTCAAGAAAGTGCTCCGTGGGACCCAAACAGGATGGAGGGGGGCAAAATCCCTTTATTCCTGTGGCCCCGAGGGGCAGGATGGTGGATCCCACTGGAGCCCCCACTATTTCCGGACCGTGCCACCGGGGAGGACGGCCTCCAGGCAAGGCCAAGCTCCACGAGGACACTCCAGAACCAGAAACAGCACTCAGAGGGGAGCAACTCGTGCCGGGAGCCTcggtgctgggtggcctggcccGGCCCCTGACCGGACGGGACGGGAGGGAGCAGGGTCGCACGCTGCctggggagcaggggcagccgagGTCCCcacggtgccggtgccggggcggggagAGGGTTCCCTGGAGGGAGCTAAACCCCAGACGATGtcccctcaccaccaccaccaccacctcccgcAGCAACCAGGTGCACTGCCCCCGttggaaagggaggagagaacGGCTTGGAAACGgctttctctccctgtctctctcccctGCATGCTAATCAGCGGCGCTTGCTAAAAATACCCGGCAAGGCTGGCGTGCACACGGCAGAAGGGGAAAATGGGGGAGCTGGAGGCTGCGGATCCACGGAAGCAGAAGGGGCAGGCGACGAAGAGCCTCCCCAAATCCCCCTCCCCGTGCAGCGCCCACCCAGCCCCCCGCAGGGGACCGCTTCTCCCTCCCCACGCCCTGTTTTCCCCCTTTCCGAGGCCCCTCCGAGACCCCCCGGCCGCCGCGATCCCGGCTGCTTCCCGCGGAGCCgtcggccccggccgccccccgcccgcggctccCGGACGGGGCGTCCCGGGggcagccgcccccccgccccggcgcctccGGGGCAGCATCCCTGCAGCAGGGGGAAATATCCCCAGGGATCTCGCCAGGGGCGGGCGCCCCTTCGGCGCTGGGGACCGCggagggtcgggggggggggaccgggttTGGGGGGGGGATGCTGCGCCTGCTGCATCAAAGCGGCGGCCGGCTCACTGCAGCGCAGCGGCGCGGAAGCGCGGCCgtctcctccttccctgcaaaagcttaagggggagagagagaggggggaaaaaaacccaaaaacggTGAAATCGAGAGAAAAAGAGCGGGCGCGCGAGGACCGGCGGCAGCCCTCCCGCAACCGCATCCCCGCGGGGCGCGAgtcgccggcgccgcggccccccgcgccccgacgccgcggccgcgcggggccggcgcccccccccccccgcaccccgccgcttcctcctcctcctcctcctcctcctcctcctcccccccccaagcccccccctcccctcagccccgcgccgcggctcccATCCATAATTAATCgcctccccgcagccgccgcgATAAGAGAGGGCGGGCGGGgacgaggaggcggcggcggccgggaggcgGGGGGGGAGCGTGTGCGCTCGCCGCGCCCGGCTCACTGCGGCCGGCGGCTGCCTGCCGTgcggagcgcagcgcagcggagccgcgccgggccgcgccgagccgagccgagccgagccgagccgagccgagccgagccgagccgagccgggccgcgccgggccgcgccgtcggggAGCGCCGCGCCCGCatggccgcgccgggccgcgccgccgccgccgccgcggggccgggggggggcgcggcaGGAGGatgaggcgggcggcggggcggcggcggcggcggcggcgcggaggatGAAGTGGAGCGTGCGGGGAGCCTGCGCCGCGCTCTCCAGCTGCCTCCTGCTCGCCTGCGCCCTCAGCGCCGCCGCCGTGGGCCTCAAGTGCTTCTCGCTGGGCTCGGAGCTCAAGGGCGAGCCCTTCCGCCTGGGCACCGCCGCCGGCGCCTTCTACTCGGGGCTGCTGCTCGCCGCCGGCCTCTCGCTGCTCGCCGCCGCGCTGctctgctgccgcccgcccgacgaggcgcccgcggcggcggcggcggcggcggcggcggcggcgggcggcggcggcggcggggaggcggcggcggcggcgtccgcGCCGTCGGGGCCGGGGGAGAAGGCGCCGCCCGGGGGGCGGCAGAACTTCCTGCTGCTGGGGGTGCTGGTGTTCATGCTGGGCGTGCTGAGCGCCTTCGCCGGCGCCGTCATCGACGGCGACACCGTGTCGCTGGTGGAGAGGAAGTACTCGCActactgcctgctgcagcccggcggcgcggcccgcccgcggagcggccccgccggccccgacGGCTCCGTGGCGGCGCTGCGCTGCCAGAAGCTGCGCGACTACCAGCGCGGCCTGGTGCTCTCCACCGTCTTCAACGCGCTCGAGTGCCTCCTGGGGCTGCTCAACCTGCTGCTCGTCAAGAACTACAAGGCCTCGCagcagcgcgggcggcggcggcggcggcggcggggggcggccccggcggcggccccggcgggcgggcggcggcggcggcggcgcggaggcccCGGCGGGCGTCGGGCGCCGCGGCACAGCCAGGGCTCGCTCTTCTCCGGCGGCGAGCCCGAGCTGGCCCCGGGCGACTGCCCCTTCCAGGCCGTCTCCTACATCAACGTGGGCGTCTTCCACGTCTTCGACGAGGCCGGCGTGGAGGTGCACTGCGGCGGCCACCCCTCCGTCGAGCTGCCCGGCTACTCGCCCATGGACCCCGAGCTCGACGCCTCCTACCCGTACTGCTACCCGCTGCCCAGCGAGCAGCCGCCCGCCTACGAGGAGATCTACCCGGCGGAGCCCTGCGCCCGCGGCACCTAGCGACCCCACGGGACGGGACCCGACGGGACGGGACCCGACGGGACGGGACCCGACGGGACGGGACGCGCCGCCATGGGacgcgccgcggggcccggacagcggcccggagccgccgccgccgccgccgccgccgccgccccgccgggccgccccgtccGGCGGCGGCCGCCTGCGCCGGAGGCCGTGCAGCCAGCGCCCGAGGGCcggtcccgccgccgcctccctccgtAGCCGAGTGTAGTTCCCCTCCAGCGATTCATCCGTCTCCAGCTTTAGCAGTCCAGAGTTACCCCATTTATGATAACCAGCCagtgtaaggagaaaaaaaaaaaaaaaaaaaaaagagaaaaaaaagaaaaaaaagtgtaatgaaGCTTCGTTACCTCTCAAAAGAGCTTAATTTCTATACAACGCAGAGACATTCGTGTCACGTTTACTAGAAGTGTTTTGGGGATCCTTAAACGTTTACACTACTCTTTGGAGAATTGAGTTCTGTTTTAAGATTTAGTGAGTTAAAACCTTCGTTGGTCTTGTAAGATGCACATTGAGAAAAACCTgcactttgaaaaagaaacaggaaaaatcaaCAACGTTTTTGTACACTAACGTGCCTGCTTTTGTTGATAACTTCTTACTGTAAAAGCTTTCAGAAGTCTATAGTGAAAATGTTTGGTAAATTCACTGCAATTTAGAATTGATGATTAGTTCCTTTACTGAAACAACTGAGATGTTACTAGGATATGGCAGTTAAAAGGAAGTCCAAATGTCATACACATTCCTTTTTGTAAACAGGTTCTGTGTTTTCAGTGCGAGgcaggatttctttttgttttacacAGGTGAAGGGTTTAATCCTATTTTGTACAACTACATGGTTTACCTTGTAAAGAATTCCATTTTACCTGTTACAATTCATCGATCTGGTAAGCTTGAATattaaagttttatttgaaatatatatattgtaaaaCAGCCTTAACTGATGCAATGGTcacagttttaaaggaaaaagagataaACCATCTTGGAAGACATCTTCCAAATGTGTTTTCAAAACTGTATTTGTACTCCCATTACAATGCAagatatttgttttttatttttaaagacgcCACTTTAATTcctgaaaagggaaaatataagGGGATTGTATGTTTTTAACTCTTTCTTAACTGAGAGGTGTTAAAAAGgatttctgcaaagagaaaaactcTGCTAAATCCTCCGTTTGGATTCTGCTGTGGAATGCCAGTATCAGTTAGCATAAGAAAGTGGTAATTAAGAGAAGCAggcatggctttttttcttcttcttcttcttcttttttttttttaaacatcttttgaGAACAGGTGAAGGCTTAATTTCATGTTTCACCAAGAACCAAAAAGCTCCTCTTCAGATTGCATTTGGTTCAGtacccccctctcccctccctcccccccccccaagttattGTATGCTGAAATGAAATCTGATAAAATAAGAACCTTTCCGTTAAACCTCTGTTTGGAGCCTGCTGCATAATGCCAGTGTATGAGATACcaggagaaagggggagagagagagagagttaagGGAATGCAAAGTTACAGTGTATTTCTGTGGttgatggaaaattatttttaaatttctatcTGCAGAGAGACTGACGTAATTTACAGCCTGAGAATTGGAAGGAGATTTTAGCCTAAAAATACCCAAGTCTCTctgcactgttttgttttccaaatgtttGGACTTACACACTTTGTATAATATAAAATGCAGAATGCCTTAGAAGTCTTAAAATTGCAAACTGTTGTCCGTGAAGCTCATATTTAAATCACTAATCTAGGCAAGGAAGTCCAAGGCAGCAGTTGCAAATTTACCAAGTCGTTCCAAATAGCAGAAATCTAAAGTACAGGGTTCTTTTGGCCAGAAGACTTTCTTGTGCAGAAGGCCAGACTAAAACATATGCCCTACCTAGGTCCCATTTTAGTCTTGAAGACTGGCTTTATGCTGGCTCTCTGCGGATGCCCCTCTTTAACCCCTTCCTGGGAAGTTTTGGGGAAGTCCTGTGGGCTTTACCTATGATGCTTAATTAGGCACGAAACCAAATCCACGACACACTGTGTTGTTTATATAGCCAAGATATTTTGCAAAATGAGAAACTAAAGTAAGGAGGCTAAATGCTTATGTCAGTGTCCAAATAGACGAATTTGTAAGGGAGCGTGGTACCCTGTACTGAATTAATGGGAACTGCTGAGTGCGGGGTGGCTTTGAAAAACAGACCAGCTAGGTGCCTAAATACAGGTTTAGAAGTCTAATGATAGTTGTCGTCTTTGAAAAAATTGGCTATATACATTGTAGTTCATGGAAACTGTATCTTAGTTTCACTTAAGGAATTAATTTTTGACATAAAAAGACAATATTTTACTTAAGATGACTATTTTAGGAATTACGAACTAGACAGTTCTGAAACTCCAGATGTTCCAAAGATCAgtgctcagggaaaaaaatggaaagtcaAGAAAGCTACCTATTATACTCAGTTGTTTAAATGTAAACAATTTTAAACTATGAACTTTTAAGATTGTTAAATCcacagcacttttttttgttgcgtgcatatgtgtgtgtgtatgttttatttaaatctgttcAGGATGCCATTCAATTCAAGTATTTATTTGTGGCTCAGTTTTAGTTcctgaatttctgcttttcttcgtttgggctttttttcccctgtaatagTTTAATTTAGTGGTGGACAGATTGCCAGGATAAAGTCCAAGTCAGACTCCCACGGAAGCCAGTAGGCGTCATTTCGTTGACTTCAGTGGGTCTGGGCACAAATGACATGAAACACCCACAGcaaatagtctttaaaataatattgatcGTCTGGCGTggcagagaggaggcagcagTGGTGTGTTATTTCTCCTGTATCGTTTCTATCGACAGCAGTATTAAGGGGGGTCACCTATGGTGTcgttcacattttaaaatacaaaaacaggaaaaaaaaattggcaggcAAATTGACCAAACAAGCCATGTTTTCTTAAAGATGGTATACAAGTGTTTCAGGTATCTGGTGACTAACTTTTCTGATAAAACACTAAGCGTATTTATTTCTCAGTGAGAAGAAACTTATAAATACAGAATACAAGATGAAGCTTCACAAGCGTGATTGCAGTATTGTGGAGCCATTTTTAGCAAACCTGAATCATCACTCTATCTTCTGAGCAATAATGTTAGAGTGTATAAACTGTACTGTGCCGAAATTGAAAATAGGCTGGTGTGGGAAGCATCAGAGCGTAGGTTAATTACCTGAGAGGACTCATACTGTCCCTTTATTTTCCATTCCCTGTCACGTGATTGTCAAGCCAAATGCAAACCTGATCGATTCATGTCGCTGGAGGACGCTGATGcaagtttttttgtgtgttggtttttctttttcccttaaataGCAAAAATAGGGAGCACGCACCAGGAGCATCGCACGTGTGCTGTCGAATCCCCGCTTTGCTTAGCTGAAGGAACGGCAGCAGTGCTCGTTTTGCTCTCTCTTGATTTGCGCACGGCTCTGCTCACATCTGCTGGGgtcggcggcggtggcggtggcggctccccgcagctccccgctCTCCAGCCCCGCTGGCAGGTGACAGGGGCTCGTCAGGCCACTCTTAGGAAGGGTGGAAAATGCAGCCCGCCGTCTCTGATGCGACAGGATTTGCCTTCGTGTGGAGAAAATATGTTCCCACCAGCCTATTAGCAATTCACATGAATTATTTTCACACTCCAACATCCTTGCTTAAATCCGTTACTTGTTCTTTGCATTGTAATTGACAGACAGAATATATGTAACTCTAAAATCAGGAAAAAGTGGTGTTGGGGGATATTGTATAAAACTAATACAGATTATACTCAAAGTCTGATTTCACTGTAGGACTTCTTTGGTTCACCAAAAAGCGCTATGGTGGCTGGTATAACTTAGATATATTTCAGACATACTGTTTAACCATCAGAAAAGGTTTTCTAATGTTCACGTGAGGAGGGCaatctgtttctgcttttggACATAGTACATATGAAaaccttttcttcattttgccaTTTAATCCAAGATTGATCCTCAACAAAATGTCAATAATTGATATTGTACTTTTAGGATCAATAAAATACGTTTTAAAGCACAGCATATCCTATAAGAAAAGCCTAATGCTCTTCATTTCATATTCCTCATTGTCTTAGAGTGTTGCCTAACAGTACGACTGGAACTAAGGATTTAATTACCACTTTCAttacaaaacatgtttttcagggaTTTACAACTTGCACGAGTGGAACCATGACATAAAATTCCAGGTTTTACCGTGAAGCCGAATCTGTTTCAGTAAGTTAATTATTTCTTAGTTACAGGACATTCCAATATTTTGGACAAATTCCATTATTAGAAGTCTAGGTCTGTTAATTTTGTATGATGGCACTCTTTAAATGCCTAGTTTAAATTAAACTCTTTAAATAAGAGTTACCGCTTCTTAATACAGGCTCATATTTCCAATTAAAATGCGTAAGGATGAGTAAGATTGAATACCTCATCATCACTGTCCACTTTTTAAATTCCTTAATTATCTCTCAGTATCTAATTACATGCTAGTACATAGTATGTGTTCCTGAATCAGTAACAGCTGATCTAATAACAGTTTAGCAGGTACAAGGTGGTGTCCAGGAATCCCACGCACTAATGCAGCGAAATGGGAAATTCTTCTGCAAATACATGTTGCAACAATTCGGTGTGTGTTGTGTTGTGCCTAAAAGGAGGCACTGCCCAAACAAAGTTACTGAGAGAAATCTGGGTATTTAAGTTGCATGTAGTGCTTCTTTATGTTCGTTCTGTTGCAATATCAATATTGAAACTCTTCGCCTGCGTAGCTTTCTAAGAGTGAACTCCACTCCAGTCCAGATGTCCCACGGGAAAGCTGAACACAATCT
It contains:
- the TMEM271 gene encoding transmembrane protein 271, yielding MKWSVRGACAALSSCLLLACALSAAAVGLKCFSLGSELKGEPFRLGTAAGAFYSGLLLAAGLSLLAAALLCCRPPDEAPAAAAAAAAAAAGGGGGGEAAAAASAPSGPGEKAPPGGRQNFLLLGVLVFMLGVLSAFAGAVIDGDTVSLVERKYSHYCLLQPGGAARPRSGPAGPDGSVAALRCQKLRDYQRGLVLSTVFNALECLLGLLNLLLVKNYKASQQRGRRRRRRRGAAPAAAPAGGRRRRRRGGPGGRRAPRHSQGSLFSGGEPELAPGDCPFQAVSYINVGVFHVFDEAGVEVHCGGHPSVELPGYSPMDPELDASYPYCYPLPSEQPPAYEEIYPAEPCARGT